The following are encoded together in the Strongyloides ratti genome assembly S_ratti_ED321, chromosome : 2 genome:
- a CDS encoding Nucleotide-binding, alpha-beta plait domain-containing protein, producing MIGYKMSHQSKYFTQLVIRNICKDVTVKDIADLFRNYHYKKFSFEYDNNGKFTGCLVLHCTNHVSDQIKRDFAGCCIDGKLLSFETIYYPNDIDSELIKANILKMPNKIVSNIYFKIKYVLTPLVFKFFFYI from the exons atgATTGG aTATAAAATGTCACATCAATCAAAGTATTTTACTCAATTGgttattagaaatatttgtaaaGATGTTACTGTCAAAGATATAGCTGATCTTTTTagaaattatcattataaaaaattttcttttgaatatgataataatggaAAATTTACTGGATGCCTAGTTCTTCATTGTACAAATCATGTATCTGATCAAATCAAACGGGACTTTGCTGGATGTTGTATAGATGGAAAACTTTTATCTTTCGAAACAATATATTATCCAAATGACATTGATTCAGAGTTAATTAAAGCT aatattttaaaaatgccaaataaaatt GTGtctaatatttattttaaaataaaatatgtattaacTCCACTTG tttttaaattttttttttat ATTTAA
- a CDS encoding GluClalpha yields MKKKISLHINLLNSTIYCYLKFKPMKLHYYIYNLSKKYEFMIFFIFIMESHCIVKRMKEQTVIQRILQDYDWRVRPRGNNESWPDTGGPVEVKVNIYLRSISKIDDVNMEYSAQFTFRETWTDPRLAYQKFADENTDVPPFVVLATSENGDQSQQIWKPDSFFQNEKEARRHMIDKPNVLIRIHPDGSILYSVRLSLVLSCPMSLEYYPLDRQTCLIDLASYAYTTDDIKYDWKEVDPIQQKAGLKQSLPSFELQDVRTGYCTSKTNTGEYSCLQTQLLLRREFSYYLLQLYIPSFMLVIVSWVSFWLDKDSIPARITLGVTTLLTMTTQSSGINAKLPPVSYTKAIDVWIGVCLAFIFGALLEFALVNYAARRDMSLYRRMLTAKQSSAHHIEHYRGYQPLTTVQPRSSCCFKLFVSRYKERSKRIDVVSRVVFPIGEYSCLRTELKLRREYSYYLIQLYIPCVMLVVVSWVSFWLDKGAIPARTSLGVTTLLTMTTQASGINSKLPPVSYIKAVDIWIGVCLGFIFGALLEYALVNYHGRQEAIRKDKAKKNPISLNNKDNCICPPKNKQQSSILPFANAGIDIMNFNNHTILDTYKIPNNDNLRQGTNETKRFPSLRLDLAGMSKIKRNKTILHKLKITKWIFTKTEVSKRIDLVSRATFPFFYICFLVFYYLTYFTDYMESKKRQ; encoded by the exons atgaaaaaaaaaatttctttacatataaatttattaaacagTACAAT atattgttatttaaaatttaaaccaATGAAgttacattattatatttataatttatctaaaaaatatgaatttatgatattttttatttttataatggaAAGTCATTGCATTGTCAAAAGGATGAAGGAACAAACGGTAATTCAAAGAATATTACAAGATTATGATTGGAGAGTTAGACCTAGAGGAAATAATGAAAGTTGGCCAg atactGGAGGTCCAGTTGAAGTAAAGGTAAACATTTACTTACGCtcaatttcaaaaattgatGACGTAAATATGGAGTATTCCGCTCAATTCACATTTAGAGAGACATGGACAGATCCACGATTGGCATATCAAAAATTTGCTGATGAAAATACAGATGTTCCACCTTTTGTTGTACTAGCAACTAGTGAAAATGGTGATCAAAGTCAGCAAATATGGAAACCAGATTCATTTTTTCAG aATGAAAAAGAAGCTAGAAGGCATATGATAGATAAACCAAATGTTCTTATTAGAATTCATCCTGATGGAAGTATTTTGTATAGTGTTCGTTTAAGTTTGGTTCTTAGTTGTCCAATGTCTTTAGAATACTATCCATTAGATCGCCAAACATGTTTAATTGATCTTGCTAGtt atgcATATACAACAGATGACATTAAATATGATTGGAAAGAAGTTGATCCAATACAACAAAAAGCTGGATTGAAGCAAAGTTTACCATCTTTTGAATTACAAGATGTCAGAACCGGATACTGTACCTCAAAAACAAATACAg gtGAATATTCATGTCTTCAGacacaattattattacGACGTGAATTCAGTTACTATCTACTTCAG CTTTATATACCATCTTTCATGTTAGTTATTGTTTCATGGGTTAGTTTTTGGCTGGATAAG gATTCAATACCAGCAAGAATAACTTTAGGAGTTACAACATTACTTACAATGACAACTCAAAGTTCTGGTATAAATGCAAAATTACCTCCTGTTTCATATACAAAg gCAATAGATGTATGGATTGGAGTATGTTTAGCTTTTATTTTTGGTGCTCTATTAGAATTTGCTTTAGTAAATTATGCTGCAAGAAGAGATATGAGTTTGTATCGAAGAatg ttaACAGCAAAACAAAGTAGTGCTCATCATATAGAACATTATCGAGGATATCAACCATTAACGACTGTTCAACCACGATCTTCAtgttgttttaaattatttgtcAGTCGTTACAAAGAAAGATCTAAACGTATAGATGTTGTTTCAAGAGTAGTCTTTCCAATTG gaGAATATTCATGTTTAAGAACagaattaaaattaagaagAGAGTACAGTTATTATCtaatacaattatatattcCTTGTGTAATGTTAGTTGTCGTTTCGTGGGTCAGTTTTTGGCTAGATAAG gGTGCCATACCAGCACGAACATCATTAGGTGTAACAACTTTACTTACTATGACAACACAAGCATCTGGTATTAATTCCAAATTGCCACCAGTATCTTATATTAAGGCAGTAGACATTTGGATTGGAGTATGTTTAGGATTTATTTTTGGAGCTTTACTTGAGTATGCATTAGTAAATTATCATGGAAGACAGGAAGCTATAAGAAAAGacaaagcaaaaaaaaatcctATATCacttaataataaagataattgtATATGTCCCCCAAAAAACAAACAACAATCAAGTATTCTTCCATTTGCCAATGCTGGAATTGACATAAtgaattttaataatcataCTATTCTCGATACATATAAAATTCCTAACAATGATAATTTAAGGCAAGGAACAAATGAAACTAAAAGATTTCCAAGTTTAAGATTAGATTTAGCAGGAAtgtctaaaataaaaagaaataaaacaattttacataaattaaaaataacaaaatggATATTTACAAAAACTGAAGTTTCAAAAAGAATAGATCTTGTTTCAAGAGCAACTTTTccattcttttatatatgtttcttggtattttattatcttacATACTTTACAGATTATATGGAAAGTAAAAAAAGACAATAA